The proteins below are encoded in one region of Bremerella sp. P1:
- a CDS encoding HEAT repeat domain-containing protein has protein sequence MFVHYLRNHSIHAALLAAIVTMALATGPGCRSVVDGSRDLTELASTPPKEKPEKPPRSSAKLPAETDPAVEAAEVVLAASVVQTSETALRPQHVQSRGWYLDHGVPVYQAVAQRSTRWRHSALESLLDQPESPQATLENGTKSNNPEIAATALIGLVRGGYAVESRRLAELIEDPEVAFTTKAALLEALAMTSPKQAKPIVEKLFQEKEAIIGVAEATDEVVALALEQQFWISLAMVLPVDQQASVLIDNFSQVAPPLQGTLLDLLMFHRSTEPDAITEHFDQLSPQAIRRLGLWEPYLRSVASLETLIAQTRSPEFASRANATIGLGRDGSAAAQAMLKEITDKDPTLVQVAAVFAWSLIPGHEEWSRLSEASSWRVRLAVAELVPLQSKYQAVFARLKEDNSRQVREAMIQRSPELVAQQKRSPEVLPRAAKPKEIPTLSAEEVVAILDLIEKAEHASGETERTDARRALLLKPEAVLAAVDQAAEPLVSYNNPYLFDVLLPQCDPAYRHLQEATSGDPKLTLSALRKLEQQSRQADLPELVVWRLQSHVEQFTPMTWPVLMEVIRSDQREAAQQIVRRALAHDNPQVRIAAYRYIADFPLEDVSSQVQDGLRHEMPNVRVAAIEALASVNGPASIDDFVGRLTDSDIDVQMAACRALDAQGDPRGLDHLSRMTYSSSKSIRLKAVQAIASRKQAGDIPLLIRVMDDETAIRSAALDGLSSIVPKDQWPGAISDAISLEAKCAAWKNWFDRQAGQSQREILSPSG, from the coding sequence ATGTTCGTTCATTACCTTCGCAACCATTCGATTCATGCTGCGCTGCTAGCAGCGATCGTTACCATGGCCCTCGCCACGGGACCCGGCTGTCGTAGTGTTGTCGATGGTTCCCGCGATCTGACCGAGTTGGCTTCGACTCCACCGAAAGAGAAGCCTGAGAAGCCCCCCCGTTCTTCTGCGAAACTGCCAGCCGAAACCGATCCCGCCGTGGAAGCGGCTGAAGTGGTGCTTGCCGCGAGTGTCGTGCAAACCTCGGAAACGGCCCTCCGACCTCAGCATGTTCAGTCACGCGGTTGGTATCTCGATCATGGCGTGCCTGTCTACCAGGCCGTCGCTCAACGAAGCACTCGCTGGCGTCACTCCGCGCTCGAGTCGCTGTTAGATCAGCCAGAATCGCCGCAAGCGACCTTGGAAAACGGAACGAAGTCGAACAATCCCGAGATCGCCGCAACCGCGCTGATCGGTTTGGTGCGAGGTGGGTACGCCGTCGAATCCCGACGGTTGGCTGAATTGATCGAGGATCCCGAGGTCGCTTTCACCACCAAAGCAGCGCTCTTGGAAGCTCTCGCGATGACGTCGCCCAAGCAGGCCAAGCCGATCGTGGAGAAGCTCTTCCAAGAGAAGGAAGCAATCATCGGTGTTGCCGAAGCCACGGACGAAGTCGTAGCGTTAGCCCTGGAGCAACAGTTCTGGATCTCCCTGGCGATGGTTCTCCCGGTAGACCAGCAGGCATCCGTACTGATCGACAACTTCTCGCAAGTCGCGCCTCCACTGCAAGGGACGCTGCTCGACCTACTCATGTTTCATCGCTCGACCGAGCCAGACGCAATCACCGAACACTTCGATCAGTTATCGCCTCAGGCCATCCGTCGCCTTGGGCTGTGGGAGCCTTACCTGCGTAGCGTGGCTTCCTTGGAAACGCTCATCGCCCAGACACGATCCCCGGAGTTCGCTTCGCGGGCCAACGCCACCATTGGGCTCGGACGTGACGGCTCGGCCGCGGCTCAGGCCATGCTGAAAGAGATCACCGACAAAGATCCTACCTTGGTTCAAGTTGCCGCGGTGTTTGCCTGGAGCCTGATTCCTGGCCATGAAGAGTGGTCACGATTGTCGGAAGCTTCGTCATGGCGGGTACGCCTGGCGGTTGCCGAGTTAGTGCCGCTGCAGTCGAAGTATCAAGCCGTCTTTGCTCGCCTGAAGGAAGACAATAGTCGCCAGGTACGCGAGGCGATGATTCAACGTTCGCCGGAATTGGTGGCCCAGCAGAAGCGGTCGCCGGAAGTATTGCCGCGAGCAGCGAAGCCCAAAGAGATCCCGACGCTTTCAGCGGAAGAGGTTGTGGCCATTCTCGATCTGATCGAAAAGGCCGAACATGCCTCCGGTGAAACCGAAAGAACCGATGCCCGACGGGCCTTGCTGCTTAAGCCGGAAGCGGTCCTTGCCGCGGTCGATCAGGCCGCCGAGCCCTTGGTCTCGTACAACAATCCTTACTTGTTCGACGTGCTACTGCCCCAGTGCGATCCCGCCTACCGCCATCTTCAAGAGGCGACGTCCGGCGATCCCAAGCTCACGCTTTCCGCACTGCGAAAGTTGGAACAGCAGTCTCGTCAGGCAGACTTGCCGGAACTCGTCGTGTGGCGACTACAATCGCACGTCGAGCAGTTCACGCCGATGACATGGCCGGTGCTGATGGAAGTGATTCGCAGTGACCAACGCGAAGCGGCTCAGCAAATCGTCCGACGTGCTTTAGCACATGACAACCCCCAGGTACGCATTGCTGCCTATCGATACATCGCCGACTTTCCGTTGGAAGACGTTTCTTCGCAGGTCCAAGACGGTCTTCGGCACGAGATGCCCAATGTCCGCGTCGCTGCGATCGAAGCACTTGCCAGCGTGAATGGACCAGCCAGCATCGATGACTTTGTGGGTCGATTGACCGATAGTGATATCGATGTGCAAATGGCCGCGTGCCGAGCGCTCGATGCTCAAGGCGATCCCCGCGGACTCGATCACTTGAGCCGCATGACTTATTCGTCTTCGAAGTCCATTCGTCTGAAAGCGGTACAAGCGATTGCCTCCAGAAAACAGGCAGGCGATATCCCACTTCTTATTCGCGTGATGGATGATGAAACGGCGATCCGCTCGGCCGCACTTGACGGACTGTCCAGTATTGTCCCGAAAGATCAATGGCCCGGGGCGATTTCTGACGCAATTTCTTTAGAAGCGAAGTGCGCTGCCTGGAAAAACTGGTTCGACCGGCAAGCAGGTCAAAGCCAGCGCGAAATCTTGTCGCCCTCAGGCTAA
- a CDS encoding 3-hydroxyacyl-CoA dehydrogenase NAD-binding domain-containing protein, which produces MAPNCSIKLSFPEQDIACLTFDLPDKGANILSRPVMEELNGHLDTLADRDDIVGLIIDSAKPSIFIAGADINEFAASMEVDETRTYEMSRWGQDLFGRLHAYKWVTIAAINGTCVGGGTELALGCDRRIVSTHEKTEIGLPEVKLGIYPGWGGTVRLSRLIGLGNAVKMITSGESVSPAKALELGLADDMVPADQMVAAAIRMIREEQETGQYLKDRAERVKPISINETELGFLGATASAYIQQQTKGQYPAPLAALETLLGGAMVDAPSALEAEAQGMAKLFGTPVNAALINVFLLTDRNKKDSGVQGDGPKPRKLQSASVIGAGIMGSGIAAANLKRGLAVTLNDANPEALERGASLVLDEVSFDKETRSKSVERAIRYSGKLHSTTSGDQLIDSDIIIEAVVENLELKRKIFAGLEEKLPAETILASNTSTLPITKLAENLKHPERFVGIHFFNPVRKMKLVEVIRGEKTSDETAATAVAYAKGLGKFPIVVNDGPGFLVNRLLFPYMNEATQLLQDGVDMKRIDKVAVKFGMPMGPIALYDMVGIDTSFYAGRTMYDAFPERTLVSPILPALIKNERLGTKKGYGFYNHEKKKGRPEPDPMALELIARYVDAPEREITDEEIQHRLILPMLLEATRALDEGIVRDPRDVDLGLIFGIGFPPFKGGLLFWADTVGAKTLVEWLEPLQELGNRFAPTDMLLEMAKQDSKFYDRTSD; this is translated from the coding sequence ATGGCCCCTAACTGCAGCATCAAGCTTAGCTTCCCCGAACAGGACATTGCCTGCCTGACGTTCGACCTGCCTGACAAGGGGGCGAACATTCTGAGTCGTCCTGTCATGGAAGAACTCAACGGGCATCTCGACACGCTCGCCGACCGCGACGACATCGTCGGTCTCATTATCGATTCGGCGAAGCCCAGCATCTTCATCGCCGGTGCCGATATCAACGAATTCGCGGCGTCGATGGAAGTCGACGAAACACGAACCTATGAGATGTCCCGCTGGGGACAGGATCTGTTCGGTCGACTGCATGCCTACAAGTGGGTGACTATCGCGGCGATCAATGGAACCTGCGTCGGCGGTGGAACGGAACTCGCGTTGGGTTGTGATCGCCGGATTGTCTCGACTCACGAGAAAACCGAAATCGGCCTGCCTGAGGTGAAGCTTGGCATCTATCCCGGATGGGGTGGTACGGTTCGCTTGTCGCGTCTGATTGGCTTGGGCAATGCCGTCAAAATGATTACCTCCGGCGAAAGTGTCTCGCCAGCGAAGGCCTTGGAACTGGGACTGGCCGACGACATGGTACCGGCCGATCAGATGGTTGCCGCCGCGATTCGGATGATTCGCGAAGAGCAGGAAACCGGTCAGTATCTGAAAGACCGCGCTGAACGCGTCAAGCCGATCTCGATCAACGAAACCGAGCTTGGGTTTCTCGGTGCGACCGCTTCGGCCTACATTCAGCAGCAGACCAAGGGGCAATATCCGGCCCCACTCGCGGCTTTGGAAACACTGCTTGGCGGAGCCATGGTCGATGCCCCATCGGCCCTGGAAGCCGAAGCCCAAGGCATGGCCAAGCTGTTCGGAACACCAGTGAATGCGGCATTGATCAATGTCTTCCTGCTGACCGATCGCAACAAGAAGGATAGCGGCGTCCAGGGGGATGGCCCCAAGCCACGCAAGCTTCAATCGGCCAGTGTCATCGGGGCCGGCATCATGGGAAGTGGCATCGCGGCGGCGAATCTCAAACGAGGCCTGGCCGTCACGCTGAATGACGCCAACCCTGAAGCACTCGAGCGTGGTGCCAGCCTGGTGTTGGATGAAGTATCGTTCGATAAGGAAACTCGCAGCAAGAGCGTCGAGAGAGCGATTCGCTACTCCGGCAAGTTGCACAGCACGACCAGCGGCGACCAGCTGATCGATTCCGACATCATCATCGAAGCGGTCGTTGAGAACCTGGAACTCAAACGCAAGATCTTCGCCGGCCTGGAAGAAAAGCTACCTGCCGAGACGATCCTGGCGAGCAATACCTCGACGCTGCCGATCACCAAGCTGGCCGAGAACCTGAAGCATCCCGAACGCTTTGTGGGGATTCATTTCTTCAATCCGGTCCGCAAGATGAAGCTTGTCGAAGTGATCCGTGGCGAGAAGACCTCCGACGAAACGGCTGCGACGGCCGTTGCCTACGCCAAGGGGCTGGGGAAGTTCCCGATTGTCGTCAACGACGGACCTGGCTTCCTGGTCAACCGGTTGCTCTTCCCGTACATGAACGAAGCGACGCAGTTGCTGCAAGATGGCGTCGACATGAAACGGATCGACAAGGTTGCGGTGAAGTTCGGCATGCCGATGGGGCCGATCGCACTGTACGACATGGTGGGGATCGATACGTCTTTCTACGCCGGGCGAACCATGTATGATGCGTTCCCCGAGCGGACGCTCGTTTCACCCATTCTGCCGGCACTGATCAAGAATGAGCGGCTCGGTACGAAGAAGGGGTACGGGTTCTATAACCACGAAAAGAAGAAGGGCCGTCCTGAGCCAGATCCGATGGCCTTGGAATTGATTGCCCGGTATGTCGACGCACCTGAGCGAGAGATCACCGACGAGGAGATCCAGCATCGCTTGATTCTGCCGATGCTGCTCGAAGCGACCCGGGCCTTGGATGAAGGCATCGTCCGCGACCCGCGTGATGTCGATCTCGGATTGATCTTCGGCATTGGTTTTCCACCGTTCAAGGGAGGCCTGCTGTTCTGGGCCGATACCGTCGGGGCCAAGACATTGGTCGAGTGGCTCGAGCCGCTTCAGGAACTGGGCAATCGTTTCGCGCCCACCGATATGCTTCTGGAGATGGCCAAGCAGGACAGCAAGTTTTATGACCGGACCTCGGACTAA
- the fadA gene encoding acetyl-CoA C-acyltransferase FadA, whose translation MNQAVIIDCLRTPIGRAHPERGYYRDVRSDDLAVHCVQALVERTGIDPHEIEDVLFGCTQQTLEQGLNVARIIGLTSVLPVTAAGATINRLCGSSLQALNQAAHSIIAGGEDVQIVGGLEHMTHVPMDHAIDVNPKLYHHTSEAALHMGITAEFLAQTQGISRKDQDEFALASHQKAIAATEAGKFSQEIIPTHGRTEDGKRQLLTSDQCIRDDTSMEALSALRPAFMPDGGTVTAGNASPINDGACAMLMMSDAAAKRLGLKPMAKVVATAVAGVEPSVMGTGPIPATHKVLKRAGMTLDQIDLIELNEAFAAQSLACLRGLELDAEKVNVNGGAIAIGHPLGCSGARISTTLLHAMHDRGARFGLATMCIGVGQGIATIFERID comes from the coding sequence ATGAATCAGGCGGTAATCATTGACTGTTTGCGAACTCCGATCGGTCGAGCTCACCCCGAGCGTGGCTACTATCGGGACGTCCGCAGCGACGACCTGGCCGTGCACTGCGTCCAGGCCCTGGTCGAGCGAACCGGGATCGATCCCCACGAGATCGAAGATGTCCTGTTTGGCTGCACCCAGCAAACGCTGGAACAAGGCCTGAACGTCGCTCGAATCATTGGGCTGACCTCCGTCTTGCCGGTGACGGCGGCTGGGGCGACCATCAACCGGCTTTGTGGCAGTAGCCTGCAAGCACTCAATCAAGCCGCGCACAGCATCATCGCAGGCGGCGAAGACGTGCAGATCGTGGGTGGCCTGGAACACATGACGCACGTTCCGATGGATCATGCGATCGACGTAAATCCCAAGCTTTACCATCACACGTCCGAAGCGGCTTTGCACATGGGCATTACCGCGGAGTTTCTCGCTCAGACGCAGGGGATCTCACGCAAGGATCAGGACGAGTTTGCCTTGGCCAGCCATCAAAAAGCGATCGCTGCGACCGAAGCTGGCAAGTTCAGCCAAGAGATCATCCCCACGCACGGCCGTACTGAAGATGGTAAACGCCAACTGCTCACCAGCGATCAGTGCATTCGCGACGACACCAGCATGGAAGCCCTGTCGGCCCTGCGTCCCGCTTTCATGCCGGATGGAGGTACGGTCACCGCTGGGAACGCTTCGCCGATCAACGATGGCGCGTGTGCGATGCTCATGATGTCGGACGCGGCTGCCAAGCGGTTAGGGCTGAAGCCAATGGCCAAGGTGGTTGCCACTGCTGTCGCTGGCGTTGAGCCGTCGGTGATGGGAACCGGCCCCATTCCTGCCACACACAAAGTCCTGAAGCGGGCCGGAATGACGCTCGATCAGATCGACCTCATCGAACTGAATGAAGCGTTCGCGGCTCAATCGTTGGCATGCCTTCGCGGGCTCGAGTTGGACGCTGAGAAGGTTAACGTCAACGGCGGGGCGATCGCGATCGGGCATCCACTGGGATGCTCGGGAGCACGCATCAGTACAACGCTGCTGCACGCGATGCACGATCGTGGTGCTCGCTTCGGCCTGGCGACGATGTGTATCGGTGTCGGCCAGGGAATCGCGACCATCTTCGAGCGGATCGACTAA